The DNA segment aagatGTTATATCAAGTGTTCACGCATCATTATGTTATCGTGTGAGGGGAGCAGCCTATAGTTTTTATGTGAATGGTCTGATAATGTGTAATGGTGATTGCTGTTATTAGAGCTCTGCTCTTTGTCTGTTGCAGAGAaaccacactcaaacacactcatacaATCCAAAGCTATGCAAGCTGATATACAACCCAGCCCACTTATGCATCAAACCCCCACTGGTTAAGACAAGGCTCATTTAATGAAGGACTTTACTCCATGTTTCTCCTCTAAATGTGCTTAACCTGCTCCCGCATCTCATCATTCCCACCAGTCCTAGCATGCTCATCTGCAACCATCCCAAAGGCTCATACTAATCTAAGGAAACCCATTCCCTCTGGATGCCGCAAACAGGGCCTCGTTGACTCGAACCCTCTAAAGTTCACTGCAGTCCTCAAGCTCATACCACTTGTTAAGCAGACACTGACTAACGTGCATGTAAAGGCTGACTTCTCCCTCTGATGTTGATACTCGCATACTTGTGAcaataaatcaattttaagttGATCCTTCTCTCTGTAGTATTCTGAATGACACCTGATTCACTGCTATCCGAAACTAGCCCTACAGCACCTCAAGTAGCCCTTCGCTACAGTGCAGCTATCCTAAAAACTGCCGCACTGTACAGCACTGCACCTGATCAAAGAATACATTAATAGATACCAGCATTTTACCTGCCATGGCCATACACAGGGTCAATCAGAGGTTCAGAAGTATCTTCTATCTCATTTTCTATGTTTTGAATCCCCTAAAAAAAGCATTGAAGTCAGAGTaagcacacacttacacacatgaGCATGGCTAATGAATGACATGAGGCTAGGAATCCAGAGGGCACATCAAATTTCGATGAGACAGGTTTCCCATGCAATCTCATTGAAGCTCATTTTTATCCTATGTTTAAAGgaaattttcaaaaacacattgcCATAAAGATCTATTCATTGCTTTGTCTGTTCTCAGCTAATGTCCTCAGGTGAGTAGTAAACAAACAAAGTATGGCATACCTTTGTATGTATGACAGAGTACAGAAATAGCAGAACCCCAAATTTGTTCCTCCAAGTGTCATACAGTGACAACACAGCCTCTCTCAGCTCAGCAAGTCCCGAGAGACCTTTTCCTGAGGAAGGAGAGACCACAATGTGATTGTATATCCAGTAAGGATCTTGTCCAAATGAAAATACGGGTTGAACAGTCATGTGAAAACTATGAATAAAAGAAATAACTGAGAGAGGTGTCCTAGATCTTTTTAGACAGGGCCCAATTTAACTGTGCAGTTGGCTACTTCTGCAGCACTGCCTTTCAATATTTTACCAACATTTTATGATGGATTCCAACATGAAGGTATGAACATCAAACATGTACATGATTTGAGTTTTCTGCCAGAAACCTGCAGATTTGTATCAGGAAGAGAAGAAATGGTTTTGCcattgaaggaaaaaaataaaaataaaatacaaatccaaCGTGAAGTGAGTTTGTGCACTTACTGTACAACACTGTGAAACCTCTCAAAGCCAAGCTCCTCAGCAGCCAAAGCAGCTATACACACACCATGCAAAAACACAAACTCAATTTACAAGACACTTAGACACAGTAGTCTAAAGGTAATTTTGTGTAAAATCAAACACTGTTAATGAGAATACACATATCTCAGCAAGCTTACAATACACTGAAATATCACGCTATGTCAGATATTCTGAATTTAGAAATTCACTATCAAAGGCATATTGCAAACAATGCATCGTTTCATTgtttaaatacacaaaatattaaGTATTAGTGTTAGGTATTATTAAAATGGTGGCATTTGATTTGGTTCAGTTATCTGTACAACATTAAGAACTAATGTTTAAAATTCTCTTACTTGGTGCGTCAGTAGGCTGACTGGACTCAGGCTCTGGGTGGCTGTCTGTGATGTCAGAGCTGTCTGTGGTCTTGGCACGAGGCCAGGTGGCCAGGTGAAAGGCCTGTGTCTTATTGAGGCAGGCTGACTCCAGGATTTCACTGAGAGTGGAGCACAGGACCGTCTGTTGCTCTTCCTCTGTGTATACAAACAcagcacatacagtactgtgcaaaagtcttaggcacataagatgtttcacaaaagcatttaagatggttatttatatcttcagctttagtgtgtcaataggaaatataaatgttagactcccaaacattaattttgcaaatagaaaagattagaagaacagggagccctgcaacagatgtcatggctcccacaaagccccccactgaatatcgtgtcagtctgagattacataaagagacagaagcaattgagacagcctaaatagatagaagaactgtggcgaattctccaagaagtttggaacatcctatctgccaacaaccaagacaaactgtgtccaggtgtacctaggagaattggtgctattttaaaggcaaaggtggtcacaccgaatattgatttagctttttttatgtttactggactttgtatgacattaagtgataaatgtcattatttctgaagacatcctcactatgcaacatttttcacaagggcctaaaacttttgcacagtactgtacatcgaATCATGCATCATGATTTCTAAGCTGCTTCAAATACATGGAAGGGGGAGGAAGAGCATTTGTGCTTTTGTAATAACTTTTgagactgtatttttatttatttatttatttattttttgtgatgttGATTCACTTATATTACTGGCCTGAGCtgcattttccaaaagcattgtGAGACTAAgttgatcgtagaaaccattgatgCCAGTGGTCTCTAAGAtaaacttaagcttgcgatgcttttgggaaatgcagccctgatcTTTTCCCACACATGGATGGCATTTATAATGCCAAAATTGCCTgagtaagaacattttaagtgcctttttttatttcactcagcaGACAAATagcaaataaaacacacacacacacacacacacacacacaaaatcatatcAATTCTCATACTTTTATCTGTTAAGtaagttttctttaatgcatttatgCAAAAATATGTAAACctacaaaagtaatccaaaagcaatcagattatcATTTCTTAAAATATAATCCAAGACATTACGCTACTGACTAGTTAGTCacgtaatttgtaatcagtaccagattataattcagaagtaatctacccagcactatACAAACACTACATTATTATGAGGGCATCAATTatgaaaaaatgtcaaataagatCAACACACCAGAGCGAGGAGTTGTTGATGGGAGGAGAAGAAAATGACACAATTCACTTCACCTATAACACAACAATCCAGTAAACCTGACACAATGTTTTTTCATctgaaatcaaaactgttatttacAATCTGACAAAAGACGGCTGTTGAAATAGCATTACAGATGATAAGGAACATTACTTTTAGAATTGCAAATTCCAATTATGAAGTTATTACTTTGGAATGCCACTTTTCCTGCTTCTGGAACATTAAAAGACCACAGTAAGGATATGTGCCTGTAATAAGATTAAGGATTATGTGcacttaaaatacataaaatatattcaataacatATCTGTGTAGTGTGTATAATCACATGTATAAAATTGGCAACTACTGGCATATGTCAACATAAGATGCCAAggacactcagtaatttttttcctcattaaaaaaaaaagttgtactccCTAATTAATTGTGATTTTGTAACATATGTATAAAGTCATAACCACTGATATGAGATAAAGACTCGTCATATCGGTACCCTTATTCTTTTCTACATGTCCCCTCATGGAGgaagccatgttagaatcacatgaccagccgaatactactggcttaTTCTCTATAGCCGTCCTGTTATTTGGCACttttactcatggattaaattaatcttggctgactgtgaatagtaaatttctacaatggcatctgtaactgaaactATTCTGTTTGAATGCTGCTGCATCCAggcctctaggtgtcagtgtaaattcaAGGTgacaagcatatatatatatatatatatatatatatatatatatatatatatatatatatatatatatatatatatatatatataaactgagtgcacctttaaagcaacACATTgtaattaaaaagttaataacATGGGTTCTAAACCTGAATGGGTTTGAACAGGATTAGTAGGTTGAGATTATCAGTCTAGCCTAACTGCTGTTTGAGATGCTCTTAAACAGACCTTATTCAGAGCAGTGTcattttttgacaggaatgacaatgaggctgtgagggatagatgtacattCTTTTCAATGTGttgttgtacagttgtttaaagtgtttctggATCATTCCGTGGACAgcacattgaaaaaaattattttcaagaaatttcagtagtaaaaaaaaaaataactacagacaacatgagttgtggaaaattacaGTAGATACGATCCAGGagtttttgatagctttatacagtgcatgttatTTAAGACAGGTTAAGTCGATCCCTCACAGCCCCAtattcattcccatcaaaaatcaaagaaggCGCAAATATGAATAAGGCCTATGCCTGGCTGAGTGTATTGGACCACTCGAGGGTGGAAAGAAGGCGCAATTCCCTTTAAAATAATACTGAGCAAACCTGAGATATCCTTCCAGTTTGAGCCTTCAGTGTTAAACAGAATATTCTTCAACAGGAAAGCCTACAGGATTACATACACAAAAGCACTGTTCGTTAGGGTTACACTTAACCAGACACAATCTCAATCTGACAGTAAAGCATACATCAACATATCCATGTCTCTTCAGACAGCATTTGACTACAGAGCTAGTGGCTGCTTCCTCTTAAGTGAAATTCTCCGAGATAAAATGAGAGTTTGAGAATAGGTTATGATATCCTGTATGAATACAATCAATCAGCAGCAGTTGTGATTGAAATGTGAATGACTGTTCGTTCAAGACTACATACATTATATCAcaacaatgcagttttttttattagGACTACGCAAAGGCATGGATGTAGACTTTACTGCTTTTAAACTTGATCAGAACCTAAGAATAGAACCTGAAATAAAAAGGCTTGAGGGAAAGCAGGTGAATACCTGCACAGGTGCGATGACTGCACATGGCCCGCCTTCGAACTGCTCCAGTGCACTGCGTTCTGACTCACTAAAGACAAAACCTGcagaaataaatgcaataaacacaCAACAACCTAGTCATAAGTTTTGTCAATTCATCACGTAGGTTTATCAGCTGAACCCGGACAGAAGCAGTACACATTTTTTTCACCGTCTATGTTAACAAATGAGTGTACTTACATCGGAAGCAGAAGCAGCGTGTCAGAGCATGATAGAAGCAGTGCATGAGCTGCACATGAGCAGCAGGAGTTTCAGCGTCGTGTCTATTTTTGCAGCGCAGCTCACGCTGAATTAAAGTGACACTGCACTGTTGATGGACATCATGAAGAGGAGTTGATACGATATAGTAGAtattgcacagaataagcatatatttcagaaacagaatcagctttattgctaggtattcttacacatacaaggaatttgtcttgatgacaggaACTTCCaatgtacaacaacacaaaacagcaacaagacatagacaataataaaaaaaaaagaaattaaaaattgaataaaaagaaatacaaattgaatagaaaataaagcatttatagaatacacaataaaatgtatacaaatatatacacatacacacacacacatacatacagttgtgctcaaaagtttgtataccctgacagaaattgtgaaattttggcattgattttgaaaatatgactgatcatgcaaaaaaaaaaactgtcttttatttaaggatagtgatcatatgaagccatttattatcacatagttgtttggctcctttttaaatcataatgataacagaaaccacccaaatggccctgatcaaaagtttacatacccttgaatgtttggccttgttacagacacacaaggtgacacacacagatttaaatagaaattaaaggttaatttcccacacctgtggctttttaaattgcaattagtgtctgtgtataaatagtcaatgagtttgttagctctcatgtggatgcactgagcaggctagatactgagccatggggagcagaaaagaactgtcaaaagacctgcgtaacaaggtaatggaactttataaagatggaaaaggatataaaaagatatccaaagccttgaaaatgccagtcagtactgttcaatcacttattaagaagtggaaaatttggggatctcttgataccaagccaaggtcaggtagaccaagaaagatttcagccacaactgccagaagaattgttcatgatacaaagaaaaacccacaggtaacctcaggagaaatacaggctgctctggaaaaagacggtgtggttgtttcaaggagcacaatacgatgatacttgaacaaaaatgagctgcatggttgagttgccagaaagaggcctttactgcgccaatgccacaaaaaagcctggttacaatatgcccaacaacaccttgacatgcctcacagattctggcacactgtaatttggagtgacaagaccaaaatagagctttatggtcacaaccataagcgctatgtttggagaggggtcaacaaggcctatagtgaaaagaataccatccccactgtgaagcatggtggtggctcactgatgttttgggggtgtgtgagctataaagacacggggaatcttgtgaaaattgatggcaagatgaatgcagcatgttatcagaaaatactggcagacaatttgcattcttctgcacgaaagctgcgcatgggacgctcttggactttccagcacgacaatgaccctaagcacaaggcaaaGTTGACCCTCcattggttacagcagaaaaaggtgaaggttctggagtggccatcaaagtctcctgaccttaatatcatcaagccactctggggagatctcaaacgtgcggttcatgcaagacgaccaaagactttgcatgacctggaggcattttgccaagacgaatgggcagctataccaccagcaagaatttggggcctcatagacaactattacaaaagactgcacgctgtcattcatgctaaagggggcaatatacagtattaagaactaagggtatgcagccttttgaacaggggtcatttcatttttttctttgttgccatgttttgttttatgattgtgccattctgttataacctacagttgaatatgaatcccataagaaataaaagaaatgtgttttgcctgctcactcatgttttctttaaaaatggtacatatattaccaattctccaagggtatgcaaacttttgagcacaactgtacatataatcatacatacacatacaaatgtttttattttaattatagctCACAGgaaaaccaaataataataataaaataaaaatcacacaaaaacaaaatgttttatatacacatacatattcatacagctgaagtcagaagtttacataaaccttagtcaaatacatttaaactcagtttttcacaattcctgacatttaatcatagaaaatacccctgtcttaggtcagttaggatcactactttattttaagaatgtgaaatgtcagaataatagtagagagaattatttattgcagcttttatttctttcatcaaattcccagtgggtcagaagtttacatactctttgttagtatttggtagcattgcctttaaattgtttaacttgggtcaaatgttttgggtagccttccacaagcttctcacaataaggtactggaattttgacccattccacctgacagaactggtgtatcaCATGgtatttcagttctgcccacaagttttctatcggattgaggtcagggctttgtgatggcctctccaataccttgactgtgttgtccttaagccattttgccacaactttggaggtatgcttggagtcattgtccatttggaagacccatttgttactgagctttaacttcctggctgatgtcttgagatgttgcttcaatatatacacataattttccttcctcatgatgccatctattttgtgaagtgcaccagtccctcctgcagcaaagcaccccaacaacatgatgctgccacccccatgcttcacggttgggatggtgttctttggcttgcaagcctcaacctttttcctccaaacataacaatggtcaatatggccaaacggttcaattttttgtttcattagaccagaggacatttctccaaaaagtaagatctttgtccccatgtgcacttgcaaactgtagtctggcttttttatggtggttttggagcagtggcttcttccttgctgagcagcctttcaggttatgtcgatataggactcgttttactgtggatatagatacttgtctatctgtttcctccagcatcttcacaaggtactttgctgttgttctgggattgatctgcacttttcgccccaaactacgttcatctctaggagacagaatgcgtctccttcctgagcggtatgatggatgcgtggtcccatggtgtttatacttgcgtactattgtttgtacagatgaacgtggtactttcaggtgtttggaaattgctcccaatgatgaaccagacttgtggaggtccacaattattattattatttcttttgattttcccatgatgtcaagcaaagaggcaatgtggttgaaggtaggccttaattatccacaggtacacctccaaccagaagctaattggctaattgtctaaaggcttgacatcatttactggaattttccaagctgcttaaaggcacagataattaagtgtatgtaaacctctgacccactggaattgtgatattgtcaattaaaagtgaaacaatctgtctgtaaacaattgctggaaaaattactcgggtcatgcacaaagtagatgtcctaaatgacttgcaaaactatagtttgctaatattaaatctgtggagtggttaaaaaatgagttttaatgacttcaacctaagtctatgtaaacttctgacttcaactaatatATAAGCAGACATacggttttatcatttaaaactacaagtcATAGACTTAAACAAAATAAACTGCCCTTTATTATACTATTACACTGAGAGCAGATCTAAAGGGTTAACAGTAATACCCTTATACAGCTGAGTGTtgccaaatgtaaacaaattcacGTGACAGCACGTGTAGTcggtaaattcagaacttacctTGTATTGAAAGACATTTGTATTAAAGTGCTCGATTGCCCTCAACTTTTTATaagcattaatttaaaaaaggaaaaacgtGGGATGCTGTACCTGGCTGTTGGTGAAGATGATGAGTTAACATATTGGAAGTGCGTACTTTTTGTGAGTAAAATATTCAACACTTAAACGTTTTGGCTGGTGTTTGAACGAATAGATATTGCTATTCTATGCTGtgcaaaattaaaaattttctCACTATATTTTTAAGCTATACTATTAAGTGTGATCGCGCCAAACCGAGTGGTCAACCCGTCctgttgtgcaaaacaacattcagGCCCCTCGTCCTCCGCCTCCACtaaataatgatgtttaaaaatgagcagagcttaTTGTGTTGGCTGTCACTACATTAAATAATTCTATAATACTGCATTAGATTAcaccagcatcatgtaaataagaGTTCATGATGATCAGTCTTGTAACACGTATCAATAgctcactcctgataaccattttataactttattttctgtatagagcgCAGCAGTTTCTGCATTAAAAACGCTGCTGGTGTAAAAGCACACGCGTTGTTTGCAGAGAAATTGACGTGACGCACTGCTTCGGTTCGGTTCAGCTCACGCGCTGCTTCAGCGTGCGATGTAAAGCAGGCATAAGACTGTCATAGATGCTCTCTGTTATCGTGAGTCTTTGGTAGGGATAAAGAAAACCAATCAAGAACAGTCTTTTTGTATGGCACTGGGACTGCTTACCTTGAGACCACCTGCGGAATAGAGATGCTGACACTCCCCCGCCGCTGGGTCTCCCCCACACCAGATGCACC comes from the Myxocyprinus asiaticus isolate MX2 ecotype Aquarium Trade chromosome 15, UBuf_Myxa_2, whole genome shotgun sequence genome and includes:
- the LOC127453002 gene encoding ubiquitin carboxyl-terminal hydrolase MINDY-3-like isoform X3, with the translated sequence MLILCNIYYIVSTPLHDVHQQCSVTLIQRELRCKNRHDAETPAAHVQLMHCFYHALTRCFCFRCFVFSESERSALEQFEGGPCAVIAPVQAFLLKNILFNTEGSNWKDISEEEQQTVLCSTLSEILESACLNKTQAFHLATWPRAKTTDSSDITDSHPEPESSQPTDAPRKGLSGLAELREAVLSLYDTWRNKFGVLLFLYSVIHTKGIQNIENEIEDTSEPLIDPVYGHGSQSLINLLVTGDAVSNVWDGDRECSGMKLHGIHQQASVGFLTLMESLHYCKVGAFLKSPKFPIWILGSETHLSVFFTKEMALVAPESPSEQARRVFQIFDPEVNGFIPDTLLEDVMKSLDLVSDPDYVNLMKSKLDPEGLGIVLLGQFLLEFFPDQDSVIPDSFPVYHYNGLKQSNHNEKVSYVEGTALIMGFEDPMVRTDDTPVKRCLQTKWPYIELLWTTERSPSLN
- the LOC127453002 gene encoding ubiquitin carboxyl-terminal hydrolase MINDY-3-like isoform X1 codes for the protein MLILCNIYYIVSTPLHDVHQQCSVTLIQRELRCKNRHDAETPAAHVQLMHCFYHALTRCFCFRCFVFSESERSALEQFEGGPCAVIAPVQAFLLKNILFNTEGSNWKDISGEVNCVIFFSSHQQLLALRKSNRRSCAPLSVKSWSQPASIRHRPFTWPPGLVPRPQTALTSQTATQSLSPVSLLTHQLLWLLRSLALRGFTVLYRKGLSGLAELREAVLSLYDTWRNKFGVLLFLYSVIHTKGIQNIENEIEDTSEPLIDPVYGHGSQSLINLLVTGDAVSNVWDGDRECSGMKLHGIHQQASVGFLTLMESLHYCKVGAFLKSPKFPIWILGSETHLSVFFTKEMALVAPESPSEQARRVFQIFDPEVNGFIPDTLLEDVMKSLDLVSDPDYVNLMKSKLDPEGLGIVLLGQFLLEFFPDQDSVIPDSFPVYHYNGLKQSNHNEKVSYVEGTALIMGFEDPMVRTDDTPVKRCLQTKWPYIELLWTTERSPSLN